From one Triticum urartu cultivar G1812 chromosome 3, Tu2.1, whole genome shotgun sequence genomic stretch:
- the LOC125549492 gene encoding rho GTPase-activating protein 2-like: MDIGGGSGGGGEEEELDRAAGAGSSQPQRMKIGWPTDVRHVAHVTFDRFHGFRGVPAELQPEPALAKAPSASKTAFGVSTESMQCAHDARGNSVPTILLLLQRRLYEQGGLKTEGIFRVAADGAQEQRVRDQLDLAASVPEDADVHCLAGLIKAWFRELPGGLLDALPEEEVARCATEDAAARLIGKLPAAKAALLDWAVQLMADVASEEARNRMGTRNVAMVFAPNMTEEVDPLTALKYAVQVMNFLNLLIERALRQRQQDQTKKQPK; encoded by the exons TGGACatcggcggcggcagcggcggcggtggcgaggaggaggagctgGACCGGGCCGCCGGCGCCGGCAGCAGCCAGCCGCAGCGGATGAAGATCGGCTGGCCCACCGACGTGCGCCACGTCGCGCACGTCACCTTCGACCGCTTCCACGGCTTCCGCGGCGTCCCCGCCGAGCTCCAgcccgagcccgccctcgccAAGGCCCCCAGCGCCAG CAAGACGGCGTTCGGCGTGTCGACGGAGTCGATGCAGTGCGCGCACGACGCGCGGGGGAACAGCGTGCCCACCATCCTGCTCCTCCTGCAGCGCCGCCTGTACGAGCAGGGCGGGCTCAAGACGGAGGGCATCTTCCGCGTGGCCGCCGACGGCGCGCAGGAGCAGCGCGTCCGGGACCAGCTCGACCTCGCCGCCTCCGTGCCGGAGGACGCCGACGTGCACTGCCTCGCGGGGCTCATCAAGGCCTGGTTCAGGGAGCTGCCGGGCGGCCTGCTGGACGCgctgccggaggaggaggtggcgcgCTGCGCCACGGAGGACGCGGCGGCCAGGTTGATCGGTAAGCTGCCGGCGGCCAAGGCGGCGCTGCTCGACTGGGCGGTGCAGctcatggcggacgtggcgagcgagGAGGCGCGGAACCGGATGGGCACGCGCAACGTCGCCATGGTCTTCGCGCCCAACATGACGGAG GAGGTGGATCCTCTGACGGCGCTCAAGTACGCGGTGCAGGTGATGAACTTCCTGAACCTGCTCATCGAGCGGGCGCTCCGACAAAGGCAGCAAGACCAGACGAAGAAGCAACCTAAATAG